A portion of the Cryptomeria japonica chromosome 5, Sugi_1.0, whole genome shotgun sequence genome contains these proteins:
- the LOC131062728 gene encoding disease resistance protein RUN1-like isoform X2 yields MDLTNSGITNARPFKEYQRRSVVVSTCNIWQFRGSQLFEARLVKKVVYDLIQTLDRLPLEVSKHPVGIDSMKNELMQELRLNSTNEVIKLGIWGIGGIGKTTIAKALYNQLYSEFEAASVVFNVRTTAAGPKGFRDLQRKILKDLCKYGGEVDSVEEGKSLLRDRLGGKRVLVIVDDVDADEQLGALVGDWMAPGSRVIITSRDKHILNVAQVQCIREISGLKIDEGLQLFSWHGFLKACPSPSYEDLSKKIVEACKGHPLSLEVIGSFLYDKKDDTGCWVEAFHNITLHPGIHERLKISYNGLSEEEKEVFLDIACFFNGEVKTLPIVFWKSLYKMVDTAIVNLSMKSLIKIDDEGKFDMHDHLRDMGRTIAETAKEGTRLWETTHLSTLHYNNFSRLRIKASSPQRLELLYSHRLRYLHLQNLSIEDMTKDTLAMLPPGLIWLRLENCTFEIGISRAVKKPRHSIFLGNIWQLKIMEVINCIDLDGPSISSLFSLPNIQLQHLKLVFCWGLNILPDSIGNLSQLQYLYLSQSPGLRILPDTIGNLPQLQHLDLSRCGWSNTLSDSIGNLSQLQHLDLSRCDWLNTLPDIIGNLAQLQHLDLSVCGGLNILPESIGKLAQLQHLELSYCERLNFLPDSIGNLSELQHLDLSNCKRLNFLPESIGKLAQLQHLELSCCERLNFLPDSIGNLSQLQHLALSNCKRLNMLPDTIGNLSQLQHLDLTYCEGLNILPDGIGNLSQLQQLNLSYCWRLNILPDSIGNLSQLQQLDLSYCWRLNILPDSIGNLSQLRYLSLRWSAIDHLPDRIGRLSYDDSTGVCRLPRQL; encoded by the coding sequence CTTTGAAGCTCGCCTAGTAAAGAAGGTAGTGTATGACTTGATTCAGACATTGGATAGACTGCCATTAGAAGTTTCCAAGCATCCAGTTGGGATAGACAGCATGAAGAATGAACTGATGCAAGAATTGCGTCTAAATTCAACAAATGAGGTGATTAAACTTGGAATATGGGGAATTGGTGGTATTGGCAAGACCACAATTGCCAAGGCCTTGTACAATCAACTTTATTCTGAGTTTGAAGCTGCTTCTGTTGTATTTAATGTCCGCACGACCGCAGCAGGGCCCAAAGGGTTTAGAGATTTGCAGAGAAAAATTCTTAAAGATTTATGCAAGTATGGTGGAGAGGTAGACAGCGTTGAAGAAGGCAAATCTTTGTTGAGGGATCGTCTCGGAGGAAAACGTGTGCTGGTTATTGTGGATGATGTGGATGCTGATGAACAATTGGGTGCTTTGGTTGGGGATTGGATGGCTCCTGGAAGTAGAGTTATTATAACTTCCAGAGACAAACATATTCTCAATGTTGCTCAGGTCCAATGCATCCGCGAGATAAGTGGATTGAAGATAGATGAAGGTCTCCAGTTGTTCAGCTGGCATGGTTTTCTCAAAGCATGTCCAAGTCCCAGTTACGAGGATCTGTCCAAAAAAATTGTAGAAGCTTGTAAGGGGCATCCTCTTTCACTGGAAGTGATAGGATCCTTCTTGTATGATAAAAAGGATGACACAGGTTGCTGGGTGGAAGCCTTTCACAACATTACTCTGCACCCAGGCATTCACGAAAGGCTCAAAATCAGCTATAATGGTCTTAGTGAGGAAGAAAAAGAAGTGTTTTTGGACATTGCTTGCTTTTTCAATGGAGAGGTCAAAACACTTCCCATTGTTTTCTGGAAATCCTTGTACAAGATGGTAGACACTGCCATAGTTAATCTTTCAATGAAGTcattgataaagattgatgacgAAGGAAAATTTGATATGCATGACCATTTACGAGATATGGGGCGGACCATTGCTGAAACAGCAAAAGAGGGTACCCGATTATGGGAGACTACCCATTTAAGCACCCTACACTACAACAATTTCTCTCGTCTTCGAATCAAAGCAAGCAGTCCACAAAGGCTTGAATTGCTTTACAGTCATCGTCTTCGCTATCTTCATTTGCAAAATTTGTCCATTGAAGACATGACTAAAGACACACTAGCCATGCTTCCTCCAGGTTTGATATGGTTAAGGTTGGAAAATTGCACCTTTGAAATCGGGATTAGTAGAGCGGTGAAGAAACCACGTCATTCCATATTTCTGGGTAACATTTGGCAATTGAAGATCATGGAAGTAATAAATTGCATTGATCTGGACGGTCCTTCTATCTCTTCCTTATTTTCACTTCCTAATATACAGCTGCAGCACTTGAAACTGGTCTTTTGTTGGGGCTTAAATATCCTGCCTGATAGCATTGGCAACCTGTCACAGCTGCAGTACTTGTACTTGTCACAATCTCCTGGGTTAAGAATCCTCCCTGATACCATTGGCAACTTGCCACAGCTGCAACATTTGGACTTGTCAAGATGTGGATGGTCAAATACCCTCTCTGATAGCATTGGCAACTTGTCACAGTTACAACACTTGGACTTGTCAAGATGTGATTGGTTAAATACCCTGCCTGATATCATTGGCAACCTGGCACAGCTGCAGCACTTGGACTTGTCAGTATGTGGAGGGTTAAATATCCTCCCTGAGAGCATTGGCAAGTTGGCACAGCTTCAGCACTTGGAATTGTCATATTGTGAAAGGTTAAATTTCCTCCCTGATAGCATTGGCAACCTGTCAGAGCTGCAGCACTTGGACTTGTCAAATTGTAAAAGGTTAAATTTCCTCCCTGAGAGCATTGGCAAGTTGGCACAGCTTCAGCACTTGGAATTGTCATGTTGTGAAAGGTTAAATTTCCTCCCTGATAGCATTGGCAACCTGTCACAGCTGCAGCACTTGGCCTTGTCAAATTGTAAAAGGTTAAATATGCTCCCTGATACAATTGGCAACCTATCACAGCTGCAGCACTTGGACTTGACATATTGTGAAGGGTTAAATATCCTCCCTGATGGCATTGGCAACCTGTCACAGCTGCAACAGTTGAACTTGTCatattgttggagattaaatattcTCCCCGATAGCATCGGCAACCTGTCACAGCTGCAACAGTTGGACTTGTCatattgttggagattaaatattcTCCCTGATAGCATCGGCAACCTGTCACAGCTGCGGTACTTGAGCTTACGTTGGAGTGCAATTGACCATCTTCCTGATAGAATTGGCAGGCTGTCTTATGACGATTCCACTGGTGTTTGTAGGCTTCCTAGACAATTATGA
- the LOC131062728 gene encoding disease resistance protein RUN1-like isoform X1: MESYRPPTTKLAFHSDKRYHVFLSFRGPDVRKSLVDHLYEALSAAGLNVFLDSEKLEKGENIGFNLERAVEGSVIRIPIFSKGYADSVWCLKEAAAMVTTPGLIIPLFYYVEPTHVRYPLNHSSPYNKSFLRHYSRSDGYPTEEIDRWKHALLQICERSGWSMDITQGFEARLVKKVVYDLIQTLDRLPLEVSKHPVGIDSMKNELMQELRLNSTNEVIKLGIWGIGGIGKTTIAKALYNQLYSEFEAASVVFNVRTTAAGPKGFRDLQRKILKDLCKYGGEVDSVEEGKSLLRDRLGGKRVLVIVDDVDADEQLGALVGDWMAPGSRVIITSRDKHILNVAQVQCIREISGLKIDEGLQLFSWHGFLKACPSPSYEDLSKKIVEACKGHPLSLEVIGSFLYDKKDDTGCWVEAFHNITLHPGIHERLKISYNGLSEEEKEVFLDIACFFNGEVKTLPIVFWKSLYKMVDTAIVNLSMKSLIKIDDEGKFDMHDHLRDMGRTIAETAKEGTRLWETTHLSTLHYNNFSRLRIKASSPQRLELLYSHRLRYLHLQNLSIEDMTKDTLAMLPPGLIWLRLENCTFEIGISRAVKKPRHSIFLGNIWQLKIMEVINCIDLDGPSISSLFSLPNIQLQHLKLVFCWGLNILPDSIGNLSQLQYLYLSQSPGLRILPDTIGNLPQLQHLDLSRCGWSNTLSDSIGNLSQLQHLDLSRCDWLNTLPDIIGNLAQLQHLDLSVCGGLNILPESIGKLAQLQHLELSYCERLNFLPDSIGNLSELQHLDLSNCKRLNFLPESIGKLAQLQHLELSCCERLNFLPDSIGNLSQLQHLALSNCKRLNMLPDTIGNLSQLQHLDLTYCEGLNILPDGIGNLSQLQQLNLSYCWRLNILPDSIGNLSQLQQLDLSYCWRLNILPDSIGNLSQLRYLSLRWSAIDHLPDRIGRLSYDDSTGVCRLPRQL, from the exons ATGGAGTCATACAGGCCTCCCACAACTAAGCTTGCCTTCCACAGTGATAAGAGGTATCATGTATTTCTGAGTTTCAGGGGACCAGATGTCAGAAAGTCTCTGGTTGATCATCTTTATGAAGCTCTCTCTGCAGCAGGACTCAATGTCTTCTTAGATAGCGAGAAATTGGAAAAGGGGGAAAACATTGGGTTCAACTTGGAAAGAGCGGTGGAGGGCAGTGTCATACGCATTCCTATATTTTCCAAAGGTTATGCAGACTCAGTTTGGTGTCTCAAGGAGGCTGCTGCAATGGTGACCACTCCTGGTTTGATCATTCCTCTCTTTTATTATGTGGAGCCAACTCATGTCAGATATCCTCTCAATCACTCCAGTCCCTATAACAAATCCTTTCTCAGACATTATAGCCGGTCCGATGGGTACCCAACAGAAGAGATTGACAGGTGGAAGCATGCCCTTCTACAGATCTGTGAACGCTCAGGCTGGTCCATGGATATCACTCAAGG CTTTGAAGCTCGCCTAGTAAAGAAGGTAGTGTATGACTTGATTCAGACATTGGATAGACTGCCATTAGAAGTTTCCAAGCATCCAGTTGGGATAGACAGCATGAAGAATGAACTGATGCAAGAATTGCGTCTAAATTCAACAAATGAGGTGATTAAACTTGGAATATGGGGAATTGGTGGTATTGGCAAGACCACAATTGCCAAGGCCTTGTACAATCAACTTTATTCTGAGTTTGAAGCTGCTTCTGTTGTATTTAATGTCCGCACGACCGCAGCAGGGCCCAAAGGGTTTAGAGATTTGCAGAGAAAAATTCTTAAAGATTTATGCAAGTATGGTGGAGAGGTAGACAGCGTTGAAGAAGGCAAATCTTTGTTGAGGGATCGTCTCGGAGGAAAACGTGTGCTGGTTATTGTGGATGATGTGGATGCTGATGAACAATTGGGTGCTTTGGTTGGGGATTGGATGGCTCCTGGAAGTAGAGTTATTATAACTTCCAGAGACAAACATATTCTCAATGTTGCTCAGGTCCAATGCATCCGCGAGATAAGTGGATTGAAGATAGATGAAGGTCTCCAGTTGTTCAGCTGGCATGGTTTTCTCAAAGCATGTCCAAGTCCCAGTTACGAGGATCTGTCCAAAAAAATTGTAGAAGCTTGTAAGGGGCATCCTCTTTCACTGGAAGTGATAGGATCCTTCTTGTATGATAAAAAGGATGACACAGGTTGCTGGGTGGAAGCCTTTCACAACATTACTCTGCACCCAGGCATTCACGAAAGGCTCAAAATCAGCTATAATGGTCTTAGTGAGGAAGAAAAAGAAGTGTTTTTGGACATTGCTTGCTTTTTCAATGGAGAGGTCAAAACACTTCCCATTGTTTTCTGGAAATCCTTGTACAAGATGGTAGACACTGCCATAGTTAATCTTTCAATGAAGTcattgataaagattgatgacgAAGGAAAATTTGATATGCATGACCATTTACGAGATATGGGGCGGACCATTGCTGAAACAGCAAAAGAGGGTACCCGATTATGGGAGACTACCCATTTAAGCACCCTACACTACAACAATTTCTCTCGTCTTCGAATCAAAGCAAGCAGTCCACAAAGGCTTGAATTGCTTTACAGTCATCGTCTTCGCTATCTTCATTTGCAAAATTTGTCCATTGAAGACATGACTAAAGACACACTAGCCATGCTTCCTCCAGGTTTGATATGGTTAAGGTTGGAAAATTGCACCTTTGAAATCGGGATTAGTAGAGCGGTGAAGAAACCACGTCATTCCATATTTCTGGGTAACATTTGGCAATTGAAGATCATGGAAGTAATAAATTGCATTGATCTGGACGGTCCTTCTATCTCTTCCTTATTTTCACTTCCTAATATACAGCTGCAGCACTTGAAACTGGTCTTTTGTTGGGGCTTAAATATCCTGCCTGATAGCATTGGCAACCTGTCACAGCTGCAGTACTTGTACTTGTCACAATCTCCTGGGTTAAGAATCCTCCCTGATACCATTGGCAACTTGCCACAGCTGCAACATTTGGACTTGTCAAGATGTGGATGGTCAAATACCCTCTCTGATAGCATTGGCAACTTGTCACAGTTACAACACTTGGACTTGTCAAGATGTGATTGGTTAAATACCCTGCCTGATATCATTGGCAACCTGGCACAGCTGCAGCACTTGGACTTGTCAGTATGTGGAGGGTTAAATATCCTCCCTGAGAGCATTGGCAAGTTGGCACAGCTTCAGCACTTGGAATTGTCATATTGTGAAAGGTTAAATTTCCTCCCTGATAGCATTGGCAACCTGTCAGAGCTGCAGCACTTGGACTTGTCAAATTGTAAAAGGTTAAATTTCCTCCCTGAGAGCATTGGCAAGTTGGCACAGCTTCAGCACTTGGAATTGTCATGTTGTGAAAGGTTAAATTTCCTCCCTGATAGCATTGGCAACCTGTCACAGCTGCAGCACTTGGCCTTGTCAAATTGTAAAAGGTTAAATATGCTCCCTGATACAATTGGCAACCTATCACAGCTGCAGCACTTGGACTTGACATATTGTGAAGGGTTAAATATCCTCCCTGATGGCATTGGCAACCTGTCACAGCTGCAACAGTTGAACTTGTCatattgttggagattaaatattcTCCCCGATAGCATCGGCAACCTGTCACAGCTGCAACAGTTGGACTTGTCatattgttggagattaaatattcTCCCTGATAGCATCGGCAACCTGTCACAGCTGCGGTACTTGAGCTTACGTTGGAGTGCAATTGACCATCTTCCTGATAGAATTGGCAGGCTGTCTTATGACGATTCCACTGGTGTTTGTAGGCTTCCTAGACAATTATGA